The candidate division KSB1 bacterium region TTGACTTATAGCCCAGGTTGGTAACCTGGCTTTGTAGCCCAGGTTGGTAACCTGTCCCACAACTGCTAAAATAAAAGGTTGACACCTTAACTTCCAATTTCCCACAGCTATCCGCCACCGACTGGTTGAAATAGTTTCACCTCATCCCCATCTGCAAGCGGCTGAGAGAAGGGCGCGCGGGAGCCGTTCACGGCCACAAAAGCGACTTGATCCATTGGGACCTTCAGCCGTCTCATGAGGTCGCCAACCGTGCTGCCCTCTGGCACCACTATCATCGCCTCTGGGAGATCGTTATTATATTTTTTCAATCCAGCGTGGAATATCAGTTTTGCCTTCATCAATTCAAATTCTCAAATGCTAACAACAAAAGGATTCCTGCATGCGCAGGAATGACAATAATTCCTGCATGCGCAGGAATGACATTCCTCTTACTCCTTACTGACCAATGACCACTGATTACTGATTACTGACCACTGATCACTGATTACTACCCCCTGCTCCCTGACAAATCTCACTCAACCCCAATTCCTTGATCCGCTCCGGGGTTGGCACGCCATTTTCATCCCATCCCATTAACTGGTAGTATTCGGAACGCATGGCGTCTAATTCCACCACATGGCCTTTGGCCGGTCCTGAGGGCAGCGGCTCGTTCAAGCAGCGGCTCGGCAGGGTATCGTCCTTTTTCGTAAAGCCCTCTCGGACATTGAACAGCCGCGCCAGCGTGGTGGCGCGCTCGCCGACCTTTTCCAGCTCGCGGGGGTTACGATAGCCGAACCCGGTGCAGGCAGTAACCATCTGCCAGACCTCTTTCAGAGTGAAGCCAAATTTGGTAAAATAGCAGAGGATGGCGGAATCGATCACAGCGATGTCCAACTGGTTCATTTTGAACAGGGCGGCTTTTCCGGCGATGGTCAACGGATCGGCGCCGCCCATTAGTTCGCTCAATGGCGAACCGTGCAAATGGCAGGCGCCGCGCTCAGAAATGGCGTAGCTCAATCCCACGCCCTTGGCGCCCCGCGGCAGGTAGCCTGGCATCTCTAATCCCTTGACGTGCATGGCGAACGCCTCACTGCCGGGGAAATTTCTGCTGAACTC contains the following coding sequences:
- a CDS encoding MoaD/ThiS family protein; amino-acid sequence: MKAKLIFHAGLKKYNNDLPEAMIVVPEGSTVGDLMRRLKVPMDQVAFVAVNGSRAPFSQPLADGDEVKLFQPVGGG